The following proteins come from a genomic window of Candidatus Ancaeobacter aquaticus:
- the bamA gene encoding outer membrane protein assembly factor BamA, with translation MKKIILFLVVAVTAHCMSVGLLYAADEKSGSIVKEIIVLGNRSVDDAVILSRIKTKVGGPFSQNVANYDLRRLYTLGYFVNISIDIEDFADGVKVAFIVREKPFLKDVVIQGNKVFKTDKIMEHMKTKVHKILDEANIKKDMQAIRKMYEDKGYYSVKLSYKVSINENTGRAILFITIIEGKKMYVKKVSFEGVTAFKDKQIRKLMKTKPRWFFRPGYLKEDIFRDDLDRIQAFYVSKGYIDMKIKDVKRMYKEDNAELYITISIDEGQQYIIDKIMFKGNKKFPTQAISTGLKMHTGKTFIPSDYRNDLQTVENFYFSKGYIDAKVRSDTVIDYEAKKLDISYSIQEDDISYIEKIDIRGNLVTKDKVIRREILAKPGQKFDSLRIKRSQQRLQNLNYFKNVSVDYEPTGIQHKKNLVFTVEEKKTGELSFGAGFSSIDSLVGFAEVSQSNFDFMNFPTFVGSGQKMRLRVEAGNERQEGIISFTEPYMFDRRIAGGFDAYVANRTYLSSRYDEQKIGFDLRAAKSLMPFLRGDLIYTLEEVKIDVDEDSSDELKREDGTRSVSKVTGKLDYDTRDSFFFPTKGFRVLLIGDIAGLGGTTNFAKCTGRFAQYFSFFDTHVLRLVGELGIVQEFGSSEFVPIFDRYFMGGANSVRGFKYRKVGPKDSFGEPIGGNVEIFKSAEYSFPIISIIRGAFFFDTGNVFRTTGDIDLGEMNGAIGCGVRLNLPVGPVQLDYGYPVYTDKETKQGNGEITFNMGTRF, from the coding sequence GTGAAAAAAATTATTCTCTTTTTGGTAGTGGCTGTTACGGCGCACTGCATGAGCGTGGGCTTGCTCTATGCAGCGGATGAAAAGTCGGGGTCTATCGTAAAAGAAATTATTGTTTTAGGTAACAGGTCAGTTGATGATGCCGTTATATTGAGCAGAATTAAAACAAAAGTAGGTGGACCGTTTTCTCAGAATGTTGCAAATTATGATTTAAGGCGACTGTATACACTGGGTTATTTTGTGAATATCAGTATCGACATTGAAGATTTCGCTGATGGGGTAAAGGTTGCATTTATTGTCCGGGAGAAACCGTTTTTAAAAGATGTTGTTATTCAAGGCAATAAGGTCTTTAAGACTGATAAAATAATGGAGCACATGAAAACAAAAGTGCATAAGATTCTTGATGAAGCAAATATCAAGAAAGATATGCAAGCAATAAGGAAGATGTATGAAGATAAGGGATATTATTCGGTTAAGTTATCATACAAGGTGAGCATTAACGAAAATACAGGTCGAGCAATACTCTTTATTACTATTATTGAAGGTAAAAAGATGTATGTAAAAAAGGTATCTTTTGAGGGTGTAACAGCTTTTAAAGATAAGCAAATTCGGAAGCTTATGAAAACAAAACCACGATGGTTTTTCAGGCCGGGCTATTTGAAAGAGGATATATTTCGGGACGATCTTGACCGGATACAGGCTTTTTATGTATCAAAGGGATACATTGATATGAAGATCAAAGATGTAAAAAGAATGTATAAAGAAGATAATGCAGAACTTTACATTACTATTTCTATAGATGAAGGACAGCAGTACATTATTGATAAGATTATGTTTAAAGGAAACAAGAAGTTTCCCACACAAGCGATTTCAACCGGGTTAAAAATGCATACGGGAAAAACATTTATTCCTAGTGATTATCGCAACGATTTACAAACAGTTGAAAATTTTTACTTCTCAAAAGGATACATTGATGCAAAGGTACGGTCCGATACCGTTATAGATTATGAAGCAAAGAAGCTGGATATTTCATACAGCATCCAAGAGGATGATATATCGTATATAGAAAAAATCGATATTCGCGGGAACTTAGTGACAAAAGATAAAGTTATAAGACGTGAAATATTGGCTAAACCCGGACAAAAATTTGATAGCTTGAGAATTAAGCGCAGTCAACAACGTCTGCAAAACTTAAATTATTTTAAGAATGTGAGCGTTGACTACGAGCCCACAGGGATTCAACACAAGAAAAATCTTGTGTTTACTGTTGAGGAAAAGAAAACAGGTGAATTAAGTTTTGGCGCAGGATTTAGCTCAATTGACAGTTTGGTCGGTTTTGCCGAAGTGTCACAAAGTAATTTTGATTTTATGAATTTTCCTACATTTGTTGGTTCGGGACAAAAAATGAGACTTCGCGTAGAAGCGGGTAATGAAAGACAGGAAGGAATAATAAGTTTTACTGAGCCCTATATGTTCGATCGAAGAATTGCCGGTGGTTTTGATGCGTATGTTGCAAATAGGACGTATCTTAGTAGCCGGTACGATGAACAAAAGATCGGATTTGATCTACGCGCTGCTAAATCGCTTATGCCGTTTTTGCGTGGTGATCTTATTTATACTTTAGAAGAGGTTAAGATCGATGTCGATGAAGATTCATCTGATGAACTAAAAAGAGAAGATGGAACACGCAGTGTCAGTAAGGTAACAGGAAAACTTGATTATGATACACGCGACAGTTTCTTCTTTCCGACAAAAGGATTCAGGGTGCTCTTAATCGGTGATATTGCCGGCCTTGGTGGGACCACAAATTTTGCGAAATGTACCGGAAGGTTTGCTCAATATTTCTCTTTTTTTGATACGCATGTATTGCGTCTTGTAGGTGAGCTTGGTATCGTTCAGGAGTTTGGTAGTTCGGAGTTTGTTCCAATCTTTGATAGGTATTTTATGGGTGGTGCGAATTCTGTCAGAGGTTTTAAGTATAGAAAAGTGGGACCAAAAGATTCTTTCGGTGAGCCAATAGGTGGAAATGTAGAAATATTCAAATCTGCCGAGTATAGTTTCCCTATAATTTCTATTATTCGCGGTGCATTTTTCTTTGATACAGGTAATGTGTTTCGTACAACGGGTGATATTGACTTAGGCGAGATGAATGGTGCTATTGGGTGTGGTGTAAGGCTTAATCTTCCTGTTGGTCCTGTACAGCTTGATTATGGATATCCCGTATACACTGATAAAGAAACAAAGCAAGGTAACGGAGAAATAACGTTTAATATGGGCACAAGATTTTAA
- the dnaB gene encoding replicative DNA helicase — MSSTVQDVTNIQKIMPDKLPPQNIEAEMAVLGAMLFDENTVSDIIYKLTSVSFHKSFHQKIYAAILALYEENKPVDLITLTEKLKAQGELEKAGGASYITSLLDVVSSAANVETYVQMVNEKAILRNLIMSSSEIISDCYRTDIEVNNLIDGVEKKIFDISEKRIQNDFVPIKDLIKESVMTVQNLYNKKTRIIGVPSGFADIDEKMSGLQKSDLIILAARPSMGKTSLALSIAEHVGIREKKPVALFSLEMSKEQLVMRMLCSLARVNAHKVRSGFLGESDFPDLVNAAGKLSTAPVYIDDTPSISVMELRAKARRLKMKAKIEVIIVDYIQLVAGSSRRSENRQQEMSDISQALKALARELQVPVVVLSQLNRAVESRPDHRPQLSDLRESGAIEQDADVVLLLTRREYYDREDSPGTADLIIAKQRNGPTGEIRLAFREEYTRFDDYIDREEVESFEDQ, encoded by the coding sequence ATGTCCTCAACCGTGCAGGATGTTACCAATATACAGAAAATAATGCCTGATAAGCTCCCGCCGCAAAATATTGAGGCGGAAATGGCCGTTCTCGGTGCTATGCTGTTTGACGAGAATACGGTCTCGGACATTATCTATAAGTTAACCTCAGTAAGTTTCCATAAATCATTTCATCAGAAAATATATGCCGCGATTTTGGCGCTATATGAAGAAAATAAACCCGTTGATCTTATTACCTTAACAGAAAAGCTTAAAGCGCAAGGTGAGCTTGAGAAAGCGGGAGGAGCTTCATATATCACGTCTCTTTTAGATGTTGTTTCAAGCGCTGCGAATGTTGAGACGTATGTCCAGATGGTCAATGAAAAAGCAATATTGCGCAATCTTATAATGTCTTCCAGCGAAATAATATCTGATTGTTATAGGACAGATATTGAAGTCAATAATCTTATTGATGGTGTTGAAAAGAAAATCTTTGATATTTCTGAGAAACGAATTCAAAACGATTTTGTGCCCATAAAAGACCTTATAAAAGAAAGCGTTATGACGGTACAGAATCTGTACAATAAAAAAACCAGAATCATAGGTGTGCCGTCTGGTTTTGCCGATATTGATGAGAAAATGTCAGGACTACAAAAGTCAGATCTTATTATTCTTGCCGCCCGACCTTCAATGGGTAAGACGTCACTTGCGCTCAGTATTGCCGAGCATGTTGGTATACGCGAAAAAAAGCCCGTTGCATTATTTAGTTTGGAAATGTCTAAAGAGCAGCTCGTGATGAGAATGCTCTGTTCTCTTGCACGGGTGAATGCCCATAAAGTAAGAAGCGGGTTTCTCGGCGAGAGTGATTTTCCAGATTTAGTTAATGCCGCAGGAAAGCTTTCAACAGCGCCGGTTTATATTGACGATACACCAAGTATCTCAGTTATGGAACTAAGAGCAAAGGCGCGACGTCTTAAGATGAAAGCAAAAATAGAAGTTATCATTGTTGACTATATTCAGTTAGTAGCAGGGTCGAGTCGAAGATCGGAGAACAGGCAACAGGAAATGTCAGACATTTCACAAGCGTTAAAAGCGCTTGCACGTGAACTGCAAGTTCCCGTTGTTGTGTTAAGCCAGTTAAATAGAGCGGTAGAGTCAAGACCAGATCACAGGCCGCAGCTATCTGATTTGCGAGAATCAGGGGCTATTGAACAGGATGCAGACGTAGTGTTGCTTCTTACAAGGCGTGAATATTACGACAGGGAAGATTCTCCCGGTACAGCTGATCTCATTATTGCAAAACAGCGTAATGGTCCTACGGGCGAGATTCGACTGGCGTTTCGTGAAGAATATACACGGTTTGACGATTACATTGATAGGGAAGAAGTTGAATCATTTGAAGATCAATGA
- the rplI gene encoding 50S ribosomal protein L9, whose amino-acid sequence MEVLLARDVERVGKSGDIVKVKDGYARNFLLPQKFAVIATPDNIKRLEVIKRKREEEEQKKVEALKVLADQISKLSCTITAKSGEDDALYGSVSSQDIAAALVNEGVQIDKKQIEIAEPIKALGLFTVKVKVHSEIDANLKVWVIKDKG is encoded by the coding sequence ATGGAAGTTCTGTTAGCGAGAGATGTAGAGAGAGTTGGAAAAAGTGGGGATATTGTAAAAGTAAAAGACGGATACGCTCGCAATTTTCTTCTTCCACAAAAATTCGCGGTTATTGCAACGCCGGATAATATAAAGCGATTAGAAGTAATTAAACGCAAACGTGAAGAGGAAGAACAGAAAAAAGTTGAAGCGCTAAAAGTTTTAGCTGATCAAATATCAAAATTATCGTGCACCATTACTGCAAAATCAGGTGAAGATGATGCATTGTATGGTTCGGTATCTTCTCAGGATATTGCTGCAGCATTAGTAAATGAGGGTGTTCAAATAGATAAGAAGCAGATTGAGATAGCTGAGCCAATTAAAGCGTTGGGATTGTTTACCGTAAAGGTAAAAGTGCACAGTGAAATAGATGCTAACTTGAAGGTGTGGGTTATCAAAGATAAAGGATAG
- the rpsR gene encoding 30S ribosomal protein S18, producing the protein MLKTKPRKKSSKFKVFRQKKCKFCVDKIDDVDYKQVSLLKRHMTERGKVMPRRITGNCAYHQRLMTNAIKIARNMALLPYVVK; encoded by the coding sequence AAGAAAAGTAGTAAATTTAAAGTATTCAGGCAGAAGAAATGCAAGTTTTGTGTCGATAAGATAGATGATGTTGATTACAAACAAGTTAGTTTGTTGAAAAGGCACATGACTGAACGGGGGAAAGTAATGCCGCGCAGAATTACCGGTAATTGTGCATACCATCAGAGGCTAATGACGAATGCGATAAAAATAGCGCGAAATATGGCTCTTTTGCCGTATGTTGTAAAGTAA